The Oligoflexus sp. genome has a window encoding:
- the selD gene encoding selenide, water dikinase SelD encodes MDLESIRLTETVVKGGCAAKLPAGQLKQVLKALTLPKPRELMIGTETMDDACLWDLGDERGLVQTLDFFTPIVDDARSFGAIAAANAISDVYAMGGEPKIALTILAFPTAKLPFEILQPLMEGAMEVITAAGACLAGGHTIDDDSLKLGFSVTGFVNKHQAWSNAGARPGDALILTKGLGTGTITSALKSKKAEAAWVEGAIRSMCTLNKTRDLLGGATIHAATDITGFGLAGHALQMCRASRVRAHIQMKNLPVLDGAMECLELGVLNKAHHSNASYVAEAVHYEGVSPAQRWLTVDPQTSGGLLLAVPPHEADALVARLRERFPLAARIGTMTQGEPALVFEA; translated from the coding sequence GAAAGGCGGCTGCGCCGCGAAGCTTCCTGCAGGTCAGCTGAAGCAGGTACTCAAGGCCTTGACCCTGCCCAAACCCCGGGAACTTATGATCGGTACCGAAACCATGGATGATGCCTGTCTTTGGGATTTGGGGGATGAGCGCGGGCTGGTGCAGACCCTCGATTTTTTCACGCCTATCGTGGATGATGCGCGTAGCTTTGGAGCCATCGCCGCAGCGAATGCGATCAGTGATGTGTACGCGATGGGGGGTGAACCGAAGATTGCCCTGACCATTCTCGCCTTTCCCACTGCAAAGCTGCCGTTTGAAATTCTGCAGCCCTTAATGGAAGGCGCGATGGAAGTCATCACCGCAGCCGGCGCGTGCCTTGCTGGTGGGCATACGATCGATGATGATTCCCTGAAGCTCGGTTTTTCCGTCACAGGTTTTGTGAACAAACATCAGGCCTGGAGCAATGCGGGCGCGCGTCCTGGTGATGCCTTGATATTAACGAAGGGCCTGGGTACCGGGACCATTACCAGCGCATTGAAATCCAAAAAAGCCGAGGCCGCCTGGGTCGAGGGCGCGATTCGCAGCATGTGTACACTCAATAAAACCCGTGATCTTCTGGGTGGGGCCACGATTCACGCAGCTACGGATATCACAGGCTTTGGTTTGGCCGGTCATGCGCTTCAGATGTGTCGGGCCAGTCGCGTGCGGGCCCACATTCAGATGAAAAATCTGCCGGTGCTCGACGGCGCCATGGAATGCCTGGAGCTGGGCGTTCTGAATAAGGCGCATCACTCCAATGCTTCATACGTGGCCGAAGCTGTCCATTATGAAGGCGTGAGTCCAGCCCAACGCTGGCTTACGGTCGACCCTCAAACGTCCGGCGGGCTTTTGCTTGCGGTGCCGCCTCACGAGGCCGATGCTTTGGTCGCACGTTTGCGGGAACGATTCCCCCTGGCGGCGCGTATCGGAACCATGACCCAGGGCGAGCCGGCCTTGGTTTTTGAAGCCTGA